One stretch of Sporichthyaceae bacterium DNA includes these proteins:
- a CDS encoding molybdopterin-dependent oxidoreductase: MSRTRGWGVGCGVLAACAALAAAEGFADLIGGPSPVIAVGTWGIDSCPAWLREFAIRHFGVNDKRVLVAGVLATVLLLGALAGAIGVTHRRAALSLTVGVGLIGIVAADTVRGATDLLPVRVAPAVMALVVSTVGLVKLLQALGPADVGVAAPTERPFGVPEGVDRRAFVRAAGVVGVVGLTGGGLWRLNGANTNLTTDGLVTLPVPASPAPPVTGADFGVRGLSSYVTPNDDFYRIDTALVVPRLNAATWKLRIHGMVQHPITITYADLLRAPLIERDVTLMCVSNEVGEHLNGNARWLGVRIADVLSIAGVLPGADAVKSRSVDGWTCGTPLSALTDPNRDAMFAIGMNGRPLPYEHGFPVRMVVPGLYGFVSATKWITDLEVTRFDAFQAYWTQRGWSEQAPIKTQSRIDVVRPAAGGATLVAGMAWAPHRGINKVEVLIDDEVHVAELAPWANRDTWRQWRLTDWHPTSGKHRLAVRATDGTGTVQTAQRADPVPDGASGYDTAVVSIS; encoded by the coding sequence GTGTCGCGCACACGCGGTTGGGGCGTGGGCTGCGGCGTGCTGGCGGCCTGCGCCGCACTGGCCGCCGCGGAGGGCTTCGCCGACCTGATCGGCGGCCCCTCGCCGGTGATCGCCGTGGGCACGTGGGGCATCGACTCCTGCCCCGCGTGGCTGCGTGAGTTCGCCATCCGCCACTTCGGGGTCAACGACAAGCGTGTGCTGGTCGCCGGGGTGCTCGCCACCGTGCTGCTGCTCGGCGCGCTGGCCGGGGCGATCGGCGTGACGCATCGGCGGGCCGCGCTGTCCCTGACCGTCGGGGTCGGCCTGATCGGGATCGTCGCCGCGGACACCGTGCGCGGTGCCACCGACCTGCTCCCGGTCCGGGTGGCGCCGGCCGTCATGGCGTTGGTGGTGAGCACCGTCGGTCTGGTCAAGCTGCTGCAGGCGCTCGGGCCGGCCGATGTGGGTGTGGCCGCACCGACAGAACGCCCGTTCGGTGTGCCCGAGGGAGTGGACCGGCGGGCCTTCGTGCGCGCCGCCGGTGTGGTCGGTGTCGTCGGTCTGACCGGCGGCGGGTTGTGGCGGCTCAACGGCGCGAACACGAACCTCACCACCGATGGCCTGGTCACCCTGCCGGTCCCGGCGAGCCCGGCGCCGCCGGTGACCGGGGCGGACTTCGGCGTCCGTGGGCTCTCGTCCTACGTCACGCCCAACGACGACTTCTATCGAATCGACACCGCCCTGGTCGTGCCCCGCCTGAACGCGGCGACGTGGAAGCTGCGCATCCACGGGATGGTGCAGCACCCGATCACGATCACCTACGCCGACCTGTTGCGGGCGCCGCTGATCGAGCGCGATGTCACCTTGATGTGCGTGTCCAACGAGGTCGGTGAGCATCTCAACGGCAATGCCCGCTGGCTCGGGGTCCGCATTGCCGACGTGCTGTCCATCGCGGGTGTGCTGCCCGGTGCCGACGCGGTGAAGTCGAGATCCGTGGACGGCTGGACCTGCGGCACACCGCTGTCGGCGCTGACCGACCCGAACCGCGATGCCATGTTCGCCATCGGCATGAACGGCAGGCCGTTGCCCTACGAACACGGCTTCCCGGTGCGCATGGTGGTCCCCGGGCTGTACGGGTTCGTCTCCGCGACCAAGTGGATCACCGATCTCGAGGTCACCCGCTTCGATGCCTTCCAGGCGTACTGGACGCAACGCGGGTGGTCCGAGCAGGCCCCGATCAAGACCCAGTCCCGGATCGATGTGGTCCGTCCCGCCGCCGGGGGCGCCACGCTGGTGGCCGGGATGGCCTGGGCGCCGCATCGCGGGATCAACAAGGTCGAGGTGCTTATCGACGACGAGGTGCATGTCGCCGAACTGGCGCCGTGGGCGAACCGGGACACCTGGCGGCAGTGGCGACTCACCGATTGGCACCCGACCAGCGGCAAACATCGCCTGGCGGTGCGGGCCACCGACGGCACCGGCACGGTGCAGACCGCGCAGCGCGCGGACCCGGTCCCGGACGGCGCCAGCGGGTACGACACGGCCGTGGTCAGCATCTCCTGA
- a CDS encoding SDR family oxidoreductase codes for MSTTDLAGSTAVVTGASRGFGRAVAVALHQAGAEVVAVARDGERLEALRAELGDRVTPVVADAADPVVAGRVLERYRPRTLVLNAGAAPLMRPLQQQSWEAFSRPWEVDVAQAFHWLREALLLPLDPGSTVIALSSGAALNGSPLSGGYAGAKAMVRFLAGYAAGESKQAGLGIRIVSILPTLTAETELGAAAVAGYARQEGIEVAEKLRRMGPTLRPEHVGKHLAALAAGTDHAPGAYLLSIDGLKEIC; via the coding sequence GTGAGTACGACAGACCTGGCGGGCAGCACCGCGGTGGTGACCGGTGCGAGTCGCGGCTTCGGCCGTGCGGTTGCCGTCGCGTTGCATCAGGCCGGCGCCGAGGTGGTGGCCGTGGCCCGCGACGGCGAACGGCTGGAGGCATTGCGCGCAGAACTCGGCGACCGAGTGACGCCGGTGGTCGCCGACGCCGCGGACCCGGTGGTGGCCGGTCGGGTTCTGGAGCGCTACCGACCGCGCACGCTGGTGCTCAACGCCGGTGCGGCGCCGCTGATGCGCCCGCTGCAACAGCAGTCCTGGGAGGCGTTCAGTCGACCCTGGGAGGTGGACGTCGCGCAGGCGTTCCATTGGCTGCGCGAGGCGCTGCTGCTGCCCTTGGACCCCGGCAGCACGGTGATCGCACTGTCCAGCGGTGCGGCCCTGAACGGGTCACCACTGAGCGGCGGCTACGCCGGCGCCAAGGCGATGGTCCGCTTCCTGGCCGGCTACGCCGCGGGGGAATCGAAGCAGGCGGGGCTCGGCATCCGGATCGTCTCGATCCTGCCCACGCTGACCGCGGAGACGGAGCTCGGCGCCGCGGCGGTGGCGGGCTACGCGCGGCAGGAGGGAATCGAGGTGGCGGAGAAACTGCGCCGGATGGGCCCGACGCTGCGCCCGGAGCACGTCGGCAAACACCTCGCCGCCCTGGCAGCCGGCACTGACCATGCGCCCGGCGCGTACCTGTTGAGCATCGACGGGTTGAAGGAGATCTGCTGA